Within the Molothrus aeneus isolate 106 chromosome 1, BPBGC_Maene_1.0, whole genome shotgun sequence genome, the region tttttccccttcatcCAGCAACAttacaaaaatgctttttttccttccaaaatagCTTATCACTCACTTTATGAAGATGcctaatgaaataattttatggtTTCAAACTCATTCACACATTAAACCTCTTTCAAGCATGTAGTCCCATTACTTGCACTGAATAGCTGTGAGGAAATGctaattttttctgatttagtGCAGTTAGCTTAAATGGACCAAGGTGTTGGTACTTTTGTATTTAGGCACAAGCAGCTGTGTTACTGCATTCTGGAACTTGGCTCACATTAGGGGAATTTTTAGTTCTGGTTTTAGAACTCTGTTGTTCAAGTAGCTGGTAACACTGATCCAGTGACTGACACTCAGCTCTTTTGCCAATGATCAAACACATTCACAAAGAAAAGCACTCAACTATTTTTAGTTCAGCTGCCATCATAAACGTCCATGCCATTTAAAAACTAGCTTCTGAGAAACTTTAATAAACTAGCTTAATAAACTTAATTGTTGTTAAGTTTCATTTAAATTGAAGTGCAGAACTAAGCTCTTGCAGAAATTGTCATTAAAATCAATGACAGTGAATGTTATAAGGAGATCCTTCACTGGTACTTTTAATACAGCTTGCCTGTACCTGATccgaaaaaaacccaagtattTCAGTCAGAGCAGACACAACTTGTTGATCTGTTGCACCAAATGCCTCAGCAAGCTAAGACTCCTCCAGTAAAGTGCTTGCAAGATGAGAAATCAGTCTGAATGCAGAGTTACATGTTTTACCAGTCTCTGGCTTTCTAATCTGTTCTCTGCTACACCTACACATTTATCAGCAACTGTTCATATCCTCATGAAAACTGTGCTCTTCCACTTTTAGTACCTGCAGTCTAACACAGCAAACAAATTCTGTCATTAAACTGAGTGATTACATTTAATGtggaaaaattactttgttaAGTACTTTATACTTCTTTGGCAAAAAATACCTGAAGATGTTCAAAGCTGGAATTATCCAGCTCAGAGGTTCCCAGCACTGGAAGGACATCAACTGATTGCAGaaagtccagaggagggtcaTGAGGAAGATTagggggatggagcacctctcccataaggaaaggctggagaaTCAGAATTATTCAGCCTGGACAAGAGGAGATTTCAGGGTGACCTgactgtggccttccagtacctgaagggagcctacaataAGCCTTTTTTCCTGGGTATgtagggacaggacaaggggcaatggcttcaaattgAGAGTAGATTTTAttagattttaggaagaaattatttactgtgaggatggtgaggcactggaataggttgcccagagaagctgtggatggaagtgctggaagtgctcaaggccaggttggatgaagctctgaacaacctggttTAGTGAAAGGTGTTCGTGGCAGGGGCATGGAAACTAGATTTTATcttgaagatcccttccaacacaggccattccatgattctctgatcTTAAGATGTTAAGAACAGATTTACACTTGCTGCTTTCTTTACATAAAAAGATTTTCACACAGCTTTCTGGTGCACTACAACTAAGCAGGAACCCTGCCCACTCAACAACAGCACACAGCTCAGTTTGTCATTTATTGTTGCAACTCAAAACCTCATCTGCTACCTGCACAAATGCTTCCAAATTTTCTTCCTCCAAATGAAGGTTAAGCAGTATCTACATACTGCTAATTCAAACTATGGCTCTTTAAAACACATGACTCCAAACTGAATCTCACAAACACTGCCACTTCAGAAGAGGATCGCAAAAAGAGACCAATCGAGACAACAGACTGTTTTGTGCAAGACTCTTTTATTAACAGACCAGACTTTGAAATATTGCAGCTGGGCATCTTTACCTGcaaggcaaagaagaaaaaggtatCATTAGGCACATGCAGATCTCAAACATGAAAAAGtaataatacatttttacagtttttaatTTTGGCTGGATTTAAGACTGCAGCAGTCTCACACACAGTAACTAATTTCTACATTAACATCTCTTCACTGCAAACAGAGATTTTGAGTACCAGACCTAACAGGATAAACATTTCTACCTTGAACCACTGCTACCTATACTTGATATTTAAAGACATGCCAAGACATTGTGCATATTCTAACTTTTGCTGCACTCTCATTTTTGGCACATTTCAAAGACTGTTCACatacaaaaatgaaagcaaaaaagcTGACTTAGGTCCAGTTCCTGTAAAGTTTGCTTGAAAAACTGATGAAATTCAGTGTATTGCCAATACTGATTGTCAACATTTGCTTTCAAGTACCATGCTCTTTCCTCCCACTCTATACAAAGGAATCAGTACTGGAAgtctatttttttcattcacttGAGAATATCACTTAAGAAGTAAGTGACAAATAGAACAAGAAATAAAGACAAACAGCAGGAAACTATCTACTTATAGGAAAGAGGAATACTCTTAGATACACAGCCCTTCATAATGACATTACCTCGAGAGTGCTGCCAGTATGTCACCTGAACCTACTACTCTAGTTTGCCCACAACCTCAGGAGAAACTACAACATTCTTCTATTTTCTACATGTAGGCTACTTGAATTTTAAACATGCATTCTATTCccaacagcaggaaaagaaagttgAAGAGACAAGAACAATCAGTTATCTTAGATTTAGACTGCAGAAAAAGTGTAACAACTGcttaaaagcataaaataagAAACTGCAAGGTCACTTCCTAAATTAAAAGATGAAGTAAAGCTCTAATGTATGCCACTTATATGGGATGCTGAGCTGCAAGTCCAGTGAAAAACATGAATGAATATCCCTTGTTTCTCTGCCAAAACACCAACCCTCAAAGGCATTTACAACAACTGCAATAGCGAGCGAGAAGCTTCCCATCTCTAGGAAGGCTCCTGAAAACAACACTACCAGTATAGATCTGCCTTTCCTTTGGCAGGGAAGACAGAGCAGAAAGGATCTATACTGGCAGAAAAGCTGcaatgttttcattaaaaacagcaTCATGCTCAGAAACCAGACAAGAGCACACAGTCCTCCTCAGCCTTGGTTATGCACTAACTTCAAGGACACATTTGCCAGTACTGAACCCTCAAGttcctgccaccagcagcaaaatTTCTACAAGAATGGTAGTGGGAGTAACTTAACATCACCCCAGGCACCAAACATTACAGCAATTCTGCTCCTCAGAGTTACCAACAACTTCCCATAGTTGAGCTAAAAAGCTTTTCAAGAACACTGTCCCCAGTAAGGAACTGTTTTCCTGAAGTTGGAATTTCCACATGCCATGTAAGCAGTGCTTTAAAACTCAGCTGACTTCACAGATGGGAGGTAATAGCACAACATGCAAGGAGCTTCAACTGAGGAAATCAGTGGCCTACAAAAAAGCTTCAAGAATTAACGCTGTCAATCACATGGCAAGTATTTTCTAGACCTCCTTTAGCTCTTTGGACAGAAAGCAGAGCCCAATGAGCTCAATTTGCTGTGTCTTGGCCATaacactatttttaaaagacttgaggggaaaagaaaacaaaacagcaaaacaaaacaacataaaaCTTCCTTTCCCTCAGAAACTTTGatttctgaatttcagaaaattCAATTCTGAATCATCCAAATGGAACTTTTCCATGTTTTAAACTGTAAAGTCACAACACTACCCATTTTTATGGACCAATCCTCTGAAGCCAGAAATTCGTATGAAAACTATGTATCTgatctaaaagaaaaaacagaaccccacaaaaaccaaccaaacaaaaaccccacaccaaaCAAATCCCACAAGCCAACCAAAAAAACGCCATTTTGACTCCGGAGGAATTAGTTTGGGGAAAATTAGGTTTTTGTTTGATAACTTTTCCAAACACCCTAAAACAATGAAATTTTCTTAAATTCCAGCATACCTGTCAAACCAAAAAGATATTTGACTGAAACGAAGATATGGGCAACACTGAAGGTAGTTCAGTGTCTAAAAAGCAAAGCGAAGTACAAGAATTCTGCAAAATGTGTTGGCTTTGAATGGTAGAGACTTCTCACCaaagcaggaacagcagagtGACAACAACAGGTAAGACATTGATTGGAGTAGGTCCTACCTTTAGGACTCAGCAGTCACTGTTAAATCACTTTAAGTGTTAACAAACCTTCTCATTTCTAAAGGTCAGACTATTCAAATGGGCAAATCAGTCTTTCAAAATTACCAACTTGGTCACTATATAGGAAAGCTTTAAATGAATCATTCTGAAGCTTGAACAAGCTGAAAATTTAGACCAGTCCTAATCAGACTTTTCtagaaaacctgaaaaaaaatggtACTTGCAATCACAAGACTTCAATCATATTCACAGGTTATTAATGAGGCTTAAAAGTTTTAGCCAAGATCTCAAAGCTTCCCAACATAAAACCAAATAAGGCCTTAAAACAAGTTATTGGTAATCTTTGTATCTCCTAAACATATCAGTGACACTGACAATTTAACTTCCTAAATGTTTAAGCTTTAGTAAGacttccaaaataaaaccagacttccaaaataaaacactaTGTTGTTCAAGTAGCTTTATACTGTAGGCACCAGCCAAGAATGAGTGAGCATCTATTAAAATTGAATGTGTGACAAAtgacagcagcctgcagagctgaacAGCCTTGGGCAGTGTCTCACCATTAGTTCATTCTCCTTATGAGTCTGTTGATCTGGTCTTCTCTGTTACCAGCATCCCCACCTTCCACAAAGTggattgttttcttcttcattccACCCCGAGGAGAGGATAACTTGAAGGGCCAAAGGAAGTTGTTCACAACTTTGAAGTTCTTGCCAACAGTGTAAATTTCATGGATGACATCTTCCATGCAGATGATGCCAAGCTTTCCTAAAATTCAGACACAGTTTTCAGAAAGACTTCAGAGGCACTGGTCAAtaacaaactaaaaattatCATTTTGTTACTGTCATGCCTACTTATTTTGATAAACTTCAGGAAGTCAGAAACCACTCACTTTGTCATGAAACTGGATGACTGACTTTTCCAATTAAAATGGATTATCTGCAGCCAAGTAAATATTTAGATGGCATACTTGGCAAGAGGCATCAGTTTCAACTGTTAAATATTTGCTGTCAGCAGCgaggaacaacaaaaaaacaacccgCACTTACTGAATCTTAGCAAAACACTGTTCTTTGGAGAAAAGCTAGATTAAACACACCTAAATTGCTGCAATGTGCAACTCAAGGAAACTCACTAGCTATTAGGTTAGGCTGCTGAATAGATGCTACAGCATGTTTCCTTAATGCTTTTCCAGAGTCTTCAGCAATATGTTACAAGTTAACTCTTGTAAAACACAGCGCTAAAAAGAGATTACAACAGAATACATGTATCTTTTGAATGCTTATCCCCtgcacaggaaaagaaagaggcatGACACAGCCTAAtctgaaggaaaatgcaaattaagTGCCCAAAAAAGGGAGATACTTGAGTGGTCATTTTCACTTATTCTGGCAAGACTGCAAAAGAAGGGagcttcccagagcagcacGTATCCCAACTGTTCACCATGTTTTGCTTTTACTGAATACACTGATCACTACTACCTAGTTCTTTCAACAagtttaaaaattctgtttaccAGATCACAAAAGTCAAAGACAAAATGTCTAGTATTGAAGTCTGAAAGTTCAAAGCTATGATGACTCTTTCATGCTACAGCAGTTTTTCTTTACTCAAAGACCTACTGACCCCATAAAGGTCGAGGAGGTTACATTTAACATTACAAATTTAAAAGGCTAAAATTTGATTCTTTACACCTGTTTTCAATACTTTATGATGGAAGTTACTTCCAGCTTGCTTAGCATTTAACAATTAGGACAGAAGTAGAGATCATAACTGAACACCAGTGCACTGCAGTGACACTTGAGGACAGCTGCCCAGCTGAGCACTGATCCCCCCGAGGCACGCAGCTGGCTCCCCGTTTGCCCAGCAGAAGTTACCAAGGCGTTTCTGGATCAGGCGGTTGTCAGTCAGAGCAATGCGCTGCTTGTTGATCTTGCCGTAACCTCGCTTGTAGATCAGCTCATGCACAGACTTCAGGTTGGGGtaactgaaacaaaacagtCACGTTCAAAAAAGGAGTTTTAAGTCTTTGCAAGCCTCATTTCAGGGCAGCTTTAACGTCCCTGACTTGGACTTCCATACCAAACAATTAAAGATCATTTCAGCATGTCCCACATGTAAACACAAAAGCAAATCTCACACCAAGAACACCAGTATGAGAGTGCAATCATACCTAGCAGCCGTTACCTTTAAAGCACTGCCTTAACCACATTTTCAATTCAAAGACAGGAAAGCACACAGAAGATTAAAAACCCCTGCAAGTCCAGCATAGCAAAATGCAAAACCCACTCAACACTTGCACCCTGATTAGGTACAACTGGGCCTTGTGCCTTTCACTCACCCCCAGGCAATGTAGGGTTCAACAATCCGCAACATGTTGATAGAGGCTTTGTTGAGTTTTACAAAGGTGCCATTAAAAATCtgccgcaggcgaagaagctgcaGAACCTTGCGAACCTTAGGGCTGACACCATTGGTACTGGAGAGGAAAGTGGAACAGCCTGAGTTATCAACATCCCAGAAACACGAGGTATCAGGttaaaaaacaaccccaaaacacaaCAGCACTGCTCCCATACAAAACCACATTTCATGAATTACACAAAGCAAGCTTAGTAAATTAACTTACTATTGCAATATATTTCAGTATGAAGTTAAAACATCCATTTCCATGAAAAGAACTAAGTATTATACTGAAACAATTTAGAAGTAGCCTTGCACCATCATGAATATAATTCTTCcaatcacactttttttttagttttctcttACACTTTACCAGAGTAGAACAAACCAAACACTTGAGGAACAGCTCAGCAGAATGTTTGGGAATAGGAGCATGTAATTTTATCAAGTTAAAGGTGAGAAACAGTAATTGTCTGCATGTTATTTTCAGCCTTGTCTTCTTAAAAATCAGGGATTCCCCAGGACAGTAGGCAGCAAAATTATTTAGCCCTTAATTAAACACACTTCAAGGGCCTGTACAATATCTACCAACAACTTCTCAGGCCACTTGTAGAAGGCTTTATCTTGTTACCTGTTTTGAGGGTATTTAAGCCCTCAAAACAGGTAACAAGAAAGCCACCTTTAATACCTTTGAACATAAAATTGCTTATATCTGTACCCAAGCTTACCCTCTTATCCTGATCACAAATGCCAGTTTGGGCTCAGCTGGCACGTAGTAATTGCCAGCTTTCCGGGCCATCCTGGCCATGCGGATCTCCTGCCTGTACATGTGCCTGTACTCCTTGTGGTAAGCCTGGGCTCTCGCATAGATGAGCTTCCTTTGTGCCTTGCGGTACTGCAACAATTTGGAAATTGTTTAAAGTTAGAAAATGCCTTTTAACACATGAAAATCACCTTCAGGTAACATGCCATACTCTAGAACTGCCCCCAGGTAACACAGATCAGtctcacacagctcagaacaaccCTCAGTGATGCTCCAGAGAAGCTGGCAGGCCGCTACACAGCAAACAATGCTATCATTCCTGACTCTTCATCAGCACTGTGGTAATGAAGAGTAATGGGTACAAATTGAAAGATGGACAATTTGGGTTAGATCTAAGGAAGAAATGCTGAATTGCGAAGACAGTGAGACACTGGAATGGGTTGCCCGGGGCAGCTGTGGATAGGCCCACCCTAActgtgttcaaagccaggttggactGGATCTTTGAGCAACcaggtctagtggaaggtatcccagtccatggcacagggcttggaactaaatgatctttaagcCCCCTTCCAAGCCCCTATATTTCTAGGATTCTCTGATCACACACCAAACTCCCCTTAAAAAGGCTGTAACCTCCTGCCCCGTACCTTACAGACAGCTGTACGCTTCACCCTTAACTCTGCCCACTAAAAGCCTATTTATCAGCCACTAAAAGCCTATTTTAGTCCAAAGCTTCAAGAAAATATCAACAACCTGTGAATTTCTGTACTGCATCACATTAGCAGTAGTAGCAGCTGCTACTGCAGCAGATAAGCAAT harbors:
- the RPL7 gene encoding large ribosomal subunit protein uL30; protein product: MADKEVKKVPSVPESLLKKRQAYAVMKAKRQKKILAIKKYRKAQRKLIYARAQAYHKEYRHMYRQEIRMARMARKAGNYYVPAEPKLAFVIRIRGTNGVSPKVRKVLQLLRLRQIFNGTFVKLNKASINMLRIVEPYIAWGYPNLKSVHELIYKRGYGKINKQRIALTDNRLIQKRLGKLGIICMEDVIHEIYTVGKNFKVVNNFLWPFKLSSPRGGMKKKTIHFVEGGDAGNREDQINRLIRRMN